TGTCTCACTTGAATGTGGTCCCTGTTTAGAGTTGATGCAATTCTGGAAGAATGTCAGCTCTCACAATGTGCGTCCCGAAGTACTGCAAATCATTGTGCTTTCGGATAAAGCATCAATTCCAGCCGAGTACGCGGGACTATTTGAAGGGCTCGCAACGGTACGTTATAGTCAGTCGGAGTGGAAACTCCGTTATAATCAAGATTTCTGGCCCACAATTGTGGGTGTAGACAATAGCGGGTTCATAACACACGTCCAGTATGGTTTCGAAAATGCGATTGATCACCAACTGGTCAGTCGTTTCTATTTGCTAAACAAGCACTGAGAGCGAACGAAGGAGGTGAAGACTGCATGCTCAAACTATTGTCTGCAATAGTCTGCGTCGGCTTTGTCCTGGGAGTAAGCCTTTCGGGAGCTACTGTCACCGCGGGACCTGATCCTTGTGATAGTAATTGCTTCATTTACACCTGCGGGGAATGCTGTTACCCGTCACCGGCGAATTGTCCGCCTGTCAAGCACTACAAGTGCTATCAGTATTATGGGCCCATTGACTGCACAGGGCCGTTCAACTGCCGGTGCACGCTCATAGGATGCGGAGGATTGTGCGGAATACAATTGACTCTGTAGGCGTTTGGTGATCGATTCCTAATTTCAACCTCAGGGGAGGGGAGATTCAGGGTTCTGAATCTCCCTATGTATCTGCCAGTTGTCTTGCGAAAGATAGCCGCGGTAAGCGTACCTCTTGGGTGTCAGCAAATAGGACGCGGTACTGCTATAATTCGTAGTGATTTCCGAAGTAAGCGATACGTGTTAATCTCCATTGAGTATCCCAACACAGTATTCCTGCACTTGTCCAATGCTTCTCATCATTTCAGTTTTCCACTTGGTTGAGGTATGAGCAAGCCGAACGGAGGCGTAAGTCGCTGTGCGATAACGCAATACGATCACCGGGCACTTCTTGTTTAGTTTCTTAGTAAGGTGGCGCTTGTGGACCATATTCACGGATTAACTAAGTGACACGAAGCAAGCAGGACCAGAAGTATTGTCTACCCTGTTGCACGAAAAATCAGTATCTTTGAATTGAAGCATCTGGAGCCTTCTTACTCAAAAGTCTAGGGGGTTGTGGTCTATGGCAATCCAACGAGATTTGCCCTATCACCTTGATAAACTACTGTCAAAACACTCTCCATTTGAAACCTGGATGGGGAGGGACAAATTAAGCGGCCATCGGTGTATTCTTAAGATCCTCGATAAAGCAGATGAAACAACCGGAAAGGCCGCTGGCAAACTCATAGAAACCGCTATTCAACTTCAAAAACTGATACGCTGCAATTGTGCGGTCACGGCGAAGCGAGTGATTGAAGTTGATGGATTTCTCGTCACAGAGTACCCCTATCTCGACCTCGCAGTATGGGAGAATGTCAATCGCGAGAAACTGATTTGTCATTGGAAGTCAATTCTCCAAGAACTCTCACTAGCAGTTGATTATATTCATTCGAAAGGTCTAGTACACGGGGACCTCAAGCTTGAGAACCTGCTTATCTGCTTCAAAGAAGGTAAGTGCATTCTTCGACTAATTGACTTGGATTTCCTGCAATATGAAGCCGCGGAGTTGGACACCGTAGTCATTGGGACCCCTGGACTTATTGCCCCAGAAGTAATAACAAACCATAAACTACTCTCTCAGTCCGATCTCTATTCTATGGGCACGTCGCTGCGACTCGCTGTGGAGAAGCCCCAATCCACTAATGACCAGAGAGAGGAATATGCGAAAGACCAAATCCTGTCGGTTGCAGAGTCTCTGACTAGAAATGACTATCTGCATCGCCCTCGTTCCTTCTTGAGTGCATTACAAGAATGCAGTGTCGTCGACAATGATTCCGCAAGTACCTTGAACAAGCGATTGCTTGGCATGCTTGCTGTCAGTGCACTCCGACTGGACGAACGTCGCGCGTTAAGGGAGCGAGATAGCAGTACCTTCCTTTTGACATCGCTGCACCTCGTTGGAGTTCCGAAAGAAATACAAATGGCAACGAATTCTGCTGCCAGAGTGTCGCTTAGGCATACTTTCAGAGCCTGGCGAGCTTATGTAAGCAGTTCACGTATGGAAAGATATGCCGAGTTTCTTTGCCTGATGCCACCAGACGAGGCGACCCTCGAGTTTCTTCAAAGGCTGGATGCGGCGATGCAATTGCCTGCCGCTAGAGTCGAAGAGGATCAGCTTGGTCAAGCGGAACTTGTAGAGCTCGAGAGGCTACTTGCAATGGGGAGACCAACACAAGCCTTGGTACTATCACAAAAGTACCTGAGTAAACAACCGAATAATCCACTAGTGATGAACCTTCACAGTTTGGCCGCCGCATGTGCTTTGGCAATAAACCGGCAGGCCGAAGCTCTAGGGCATTTCAAGCACATGACAGCATTTGGCGCGGAGGAGGAACGCTACCCTGCTATGCTCGAAGCAATACAATCGGCTATGCGTGCCGGTGACTTAGCCGAAGCAGAGCGACTATTGCATCTCGCTCACACGGAGGGGGCAATGGAGAATCAGTCTGCAATTGCACTTCGTTTGCGTCGATTTGAATGCTGGATGCTGCTCTCTCGGGGAAAGTTAGACGAAGCAAGGGGGGCAATTTCTGATCTGGAGCAGCGCTCCACGGTCGCGGGTGATCTTGAGATTAAGCAGATCACGCTGTATCTAAAGGGCATTCTTAGTTGGCGAATGGGGGCGATGGAGGCGGCAGCTAGTGCACTAAACAGCGCGTTGGATACGGCTGAGCAACATGGGCTCGCGGCTAAGTCCGTGCCGGTGCTGATAAGTCTGGCATCTATGAGTTGCGAACAAGCACAGTATCTTCAGGCGATTGCACACGCGAAAAAGGCAATACAGCTAGCGCGAACGACTGGGCAACCGGCACTCCTTCCTCCAGCCTATATGGCCATTTGCTACTCGTGCGCCAGGCTTGCAAAGTTTGCAAAGGGCCGATACTGGCTTCAGCAGTATTTGTGTGATTCGCAAGCTCAAACGTCGTCAGGTTCTTTGCTTGGTTACTTTGTCTTGAGGGGATTCTTGGAACTACAAGAGGGAAGGTTTGAGGACGCAGAGAAGTCACTGGGATGGCTTATCGAACAATCCAAAAAGTCCTCAGGATCTCCGTTTCTCCTTAAGGCATATCAAAATCTTTCAGAACTAGCTTGGTGGCGAGGGAACCTACCATTGGCTAAGAAGTTTCTGAGCTTGCGATAGAACTTGCTGCAAAGATTGGCGACAAGACCGCGAAGGACGAATCAACCCTTGCTCTGGAACTGGCGCTGTTGTTGCCAAAGCAGTCTGATCTATCTGAGATTTTTCGGATTTGTGAGGATCTTTCGGGCGAGCAGGCAAACTATCGAACAGCACTGACAGTGTTCTTCTTACACTGCAACGGACACGTTCCGTCGAAGGCAATGCAATCCTTGGTGCGACAAATGGTTAAGGTGCGAGGGAGTGAACGGGTTCCGTTGTTGGCGGCGTTGTCCGCGTTGGGTTACCATTCGTCCGAGCCGCTAAAAGATAGTGAGGCTTGCTGGAAGAACGCGTATCAGGTGCTGTTAGACGGGCATCAGCTCTTCCTTGCGACATATGCGGCCATGCGAGTGGCCGATTGCTATATGTGTTCCTCAAAGCGTCGACATGCATTGACCTACTTGCACCAAGCGGCAGGTCACTCGCGAACTCTGGGAAATAGAAGCCTGACTGAAGTTCTTGAGGGTAGGATCGCAAAGCTACATGAGAGCGGGTCAGACAATGCAACACTGGTGGACTTATTGTTGTCGGTATCGACACTCATGACTGACCTCCATTCTTATCATCAAGTGCTTCAAAAACTGCTCCAATTTGCAGTCGATTACACAGGCGCCGAGAGAGGATTACTACTCATGGTGAAGCCGGATCGGGCTGCACTTCACCCCATTGCGTCTTACAACTGCGATGAACAGAGTGTCCGCGAATTGACCGAATTCAGTAGCACTATTCCGATGGCTAGTCTTGAGGATACAACTCCTGTGTTTATCGACAATGCGTGTAACGACGCCACGACCAATTGTTACCACAGTGTTGTGACTCATAATATACTGTCAGTTGCCTGCGTACCAGTGGTGTCCGCTGGAGAAGCCGTGGCCGTGCTGTACTTGGATCACCATCTGATACCAGCATTATTCGGGAGCGATGACCGCAAGCTAATGGGGGCAATTGCGGGCATAATGTCAGTGACGATTCTAGCTGCTCGCGAATTGCGGTCGATGGCCAGTCAGACAGTTATGTTAAGAGAGAGTTTGTTGAGTCATGGAACAGGACCAAGCCTGATCACAGGCGACTCAAGAATGCTGAGAATGCTGGAAAAACTACCACAAGTAGCGGCCAGCGCGGCTGAGTGTCTTACTGCTTGGAGAAAGCGGAACTGGCAAAGAGATACTGTGCGATATGCTCCATGAGCACAGCCTACGGTGTAAAGAGCCGTTAGTAAAAGTCAACTGCGCCAGTTTTTCGGCTTCAATGGCCGAAGCAGAATTGTTTGGTGTCGCAAAAGGCGCTGCAACCGGAGTAAGAGAGCGCGCAGGCAGATTTGAGGCTGCAAATGGCGGTACGCTCTTCCTCGATGAAATTGCCGACATGCCTCTTGATTTGCAGGCAAAAATATTGCGTGTCGTTGAGTACCAGCATTTTGAGCGGGTTGGCTCGGTGCGAAGCATTGGCATAGACGTGCGCTTCATTTTTGCTACCCACCAGAACATCGAGCAGTTGGTGCGCCAGGGACGGTTTCGGGACGATCTATATCATCGTATTAGCACTGTAACGATTGAGATCCCTCCGCTGCGAGAGAGAAGGGGAGACATCCAGCTGCTTACAGAGCATTTCTTAAAGTCTTTTTCTACCAAAGCGAATCCTCCGCGATTTGAGAGCGCAGTCCTTGATTTCTTTATTCAGCATGCCTGGCCCGGCAATGTGAGACAACTCCGGAGTGTCATCGAGTTCTGTTGCCTAATGTATCCTGGAGAACTAATTGGTCTGGACCACCTGCCCTCTCGGCTAACTCAGTCTGTTGAGAGTGATCCCACCGAGAATCCAGCCGGCAATCAGGAGCGAGAGCTCATACTCCGCGCCATGCAGGCAACCCGCGGCAATAAGACAAAGGCTGCTCTGCTACTGGGCCTAAATCTCAGTTCACTTAGACGTCGGCTAGCGAAATATCACATACGTTGATTCTATCGCGCATTCGTTCAGCGATGTCGATGTGTCGCTACTTGTCGACACTCGCGACAAGTGCTTATCCTCTTACACACCTGATATATACACGCATTGTCCCCATGTCGGAGACTCTTAAGTCGATATGCGTGCATTTGTTGAATGTGAAGGGGGGTCGTGCTGTAAGTCAGTGTGCTGCAGCTCCATGAAGCCAGGGAGGTGATTAGTCTGAAGTTGGCATGTCTTCTGATATGTGTCTTGTGAAACTCATAAGACCATAGGAGGACTTCATGAATTCCATCCCCAACAGAAAGGCACAGCCTTTGGCCGCCGTGCTCCTCGTGTGCCTTTTCTGTCTACTTGTCAGTACATCATCAAGCGACACCGGTCCAGTCGACCCCCCGATTTCGGTGGTTCCCCCGCCTGGCTCTGTTTCCGGTAACTCGGTACCCTCTGATTCGACTCAGTCAATCGAACCTGTAGCCTATACACCGGAAATCGACTTGATCTGGTTGATTTCGACTTCGGCACTATGGCTGATCTAAACTTACGTTGCAGTGGCAGTCGGTTGTGCCCCCAATTTGGTAATGAAGATGCCTAGCTCAGATCGGCTCTTACGGTTATTGCACTTGTTTAGTCACAGGAGGGCAGTGAGTCTGAAGATGATTCGCGAAACCTGTGGAATCCCCAGACGCACTGCCTTTCGATATCTAAATGCGATTTCTGAAGCGAATATACCAATTTATTTTGATCGCGAACGTGGCGGCTATTGTCTGGCAGCACTCTTGAGTCGCTGTGTCCAGAAATGCAAAAAGGAGCAAGCAGGGTTAAGGCTGAAGTTGATTACTCCGAAGATCTCACCTTGGCACTAACACAGGCGGCAATATTGCATGGTCGCAGCTTGCTCGTTCACTTCAAATCGAGAGATAATCTACATTCTACCGAGGTACACTTTCAATTTCCTGGCCTTAGGTTTGACAGTACATGGGAGATTGGGGAGCGCGGCTTTCCAACTGACCGCTCTGTGGAGCTTACCCAGGTGGAACAAGTCACCATTGCGGATCCCTGATAGTAAGTGGATGCGATTGAGCTGCCCATGAATCAGTCGTCCCAATATTACATTTCGATATGACTGGTTTCCAGTTAACCTAAGCTCGGAGTGTTACTAGTTACAGACCGAAGCAAAAGAAACGGCAGCGATTTCGTTTCTTGCGATTGCCTCAAGAAGACAAGTCAGACAACTTAACTGACATCAAGAAGATGTAGTGCAATAACCAAAGTCAAGAGCAAAAAAAGGTCGATTACCCACGGGCGACTTTTCATCCAATTTGGCCAGCCTCTGTGTCAACGTGTTTTTTTCTTCCTTACTTGGGGAAAGAAAAATAAGTCGCGACTCTGCAAGAAGTTGCCTGGAAAGTATTTGTCCTGCCATGAATCCGTTTGATCTAGCTTCACAAATGCCGATTGATTGCGTCTGTCACTGGACGCACTGTTGAGAAGTTTGTATCGCCAATTATAGTGATTTACGACATCGAGCACATGCGCAGCGAACGCTGTGGCTATGGGCCGGTTTCCCTTGATAATACACAAGTTCTCGTCATTTGAGTAGGAAGCCTTAAAACCCAGATTGTGGCTTCCCGTCACTACCGCGCAGTCGCGGCCGAATGGATCAATAACGAGCACCTTATCATGTATTACGGCGTGGCCGAGTCGTTCCAATTCTCGCTCCCAAATGGAGAACGGATCTCGGATCCCGCCAACGCCAGTGATCAGTCTATTTGGCGCGGTAAGAACGGAGTCATTGTAAACTCTTGTAGCAAACTCCCGTGCAGTCCTAGTGTCTGAAACCGCGCCTCGCACAAAAAGGGGCTTATTGGCCTTTAGGCGGCGTTCAGAGAGAGCCTTCAAGTGGTGTAGTATGCTCGGTGCTCCCGCGCTAAAGAGCAGGAACAGTATTCCTGACTTTGCTGAGTCGATCAGTTCAAACACTTCAGAAAGATCCGGAGGAGTTGTTGGATTCTCAGCTGGTTTGGTCTTTCGTTTAGTGTTCGGAGCGAACCAGACTTTCAGATTGCCTTGGTCCCTGCCGAGCGAGATTGGTTTAGAGTTGGTTGCGTTCACCTTTCGTAATTCTGCGCTTTGGTTTGCATCGTCTGTGAGCAAGCGGTGCCAGTAGTCGTAGTACCTTTCTGCAATCTGACGATTCTCCAACACGATAATGTTGTTCGTCTGTGAACATAGTCCGGTCGGCGACCAGTTTGTGGAGCCGGTCATTACTGACTGTGGCACTTCGTCTTTGTCCACGTAGACTACAAATTTATTGTACCCGATATAGTTACCCCTT
This genomic interval from bacterium contains the following:
- a CDS encoding protein kinase; its protein translation is MAIQRDLPYHLDKLLSKHSPFETWMGRDKLSGHRCILKILDKADETTGKAAGKLIETAIQLQKLIRCNCAVTAKRVIEVDGFLVTEYPYLDLAVWENVNREKLICHWKSILQELSLAVDYIHSKGLVHGDLKLENLLICFKEGKCILRLIDLDFLQYEAAELDTVVIGTPGLIAPEVITNHKLLSQSDLYSMGTSLRLAVEKPQSTNDQREEYAKDQILSVAESLTRNDYLHRPRSFLSALQECSVVDNDSASTLNKRLLGMLAVSALRLDERRALRERDSSTFLLTSLHLVGVPKEIQMATNSAARVSLRHTFRAWRAYVSSSRMERYAEFLCLMPPDEATLEFLQRLDAAMQLPAARVEEDQLGQAELVELERLLAMGRPTQALVLSQKYLSKQPNNPLVMNLHSLAAACALAINRQAEALGHFKHMTAFGAEEERYPAMLEAIQSAMRAGDLAEAERLLHLAHTEGAMENQSAIALRLRRFECWMLLSRGKLDEARGAISDLEQRSTVAGDLEIKQITLYLKGILSWRMGAMEAAASALNSALDTAEQHGLAAKSVPVLISLASMSCEQAQYLQAIAHAKKAIQLARTTGQPALLPPAYMAICYSCARLAKFAKGRYWLQQYLCDSQAQTSSGSLLGYFVLRGFLELQEGRFEDAEKSLGWLIEQSKKSSGSPFLLKAYQNLSELAWWRGNLPLAKKFLSLR
- a CDS encoding GAF domain-containing protein, yielding MTDLHSYHQVLQKLLQFAVDYTGAERGLLLMVKPDRAALHPIASYNCDEQSVRELTEFSSTIPMASLEDTTPVFIDNACNDATTNCYHSVVTHNILSVACVPVVSAGEAVAVLYLDHHLIPALFGSDDRKLMGAIAGIMSVTILAARELRSMASQTVMLRESLLSHGTGPSLITGDSRMLRMLEKLPQVAASAAECLTAWRKRNWQRDTVRYAP
- a CDS encoding sigma-54-dependent Fis family transcriptional regulator; protein product: MLHEHSLRCKEPLVKVNCASFSASMAEAELFGVAKGAATGVRERAGRFEAANGGTLFLDEIADMPLDLQAKILRVVEYQHFERVGSVRSIGIDVRFIFATHQNIEQLVRQGRFRDDLYHRISTVTIEIPPLRERRGDIQLLTEHFLKSFSTKANPPRFESAVLDFFIQHAWPGNVRQLRSVIEFCCLMYPGELIGLDHLPSRLTQSVESDPTENPAGNQERELILRAMQATRGNKTKAALLLGLNLSSLRRRLAKYHIR